One stretch of Actinacidiphila sp. DG2A-62 DNA includes these proteins:
- a CDS encoding epoxide hydrolase family protein, translating to MKPFRIEIPEADLDDLRRRLAATRWAPASPAAGWERGVPLDYLRELAEYWRTEFDWRAVEARLNSFPQYRTEIDGTTVHLLHVRSPEPDATPLLMANGWPSSFVEFADVIGPLTDPRAHGGDPANAFHLVIPSLPGFGFSTPLSGPGWTFARVAAAWARLMARLGYDRYLVQGGDLGSWVGQILAGTDAEHVAGLHLNFLATPPGPDPRDLAGLEPAELARLGRLQEFGERGSAYMVVQSTRPQTLGYALNDSPVGQLAWIIDKFHAWADVQKVPEDAVDRDLLLANASLYWFTGSGASSAQAYFDNAALLPTAPTRPPAPPVLDTPLGVAIFPHDPAQPIRRFAERHFSDIAHWSEFDRGGHFPAAEEPDLLVADLRAFAATLRARG from the coding sequence ATGAAGCCTTTCCGGATCGAGATCCCCGAGGCGGACCTCGACGACCTGCGCCGGCGGCTGGCCGCCACCCGCTGGGCGCCCGCCTCGCCCGCCGCGGGCTGGGAGCGCGGCGTGCCGCTGGACTACCTGCGCGAACTCGCCGAGTACTGGCGCACGGAGTTCGACTGGCGGGCGGTCGAGGCGCGGCTGAACTCCTTCCCGCAGTACCGCACCGAGATCGACGGCACGACGGTCCACCTGCTGCACGTGCGCTCGCCCGAGCCGGACGCGACCCCGCTGCTCATGGCCAACGGCTGGCCCAGCTCGTTCGTGGAGTTCGCCGACGTCATCGGGCCGCTCACCGACCCGCGCGCGCACGGCGGCGACCCGGCAAACGCCTTCCACCTGGTGATCCCGAGCCTGCCCGGCTTCGGCTTCTCCACCCCGCTGTCCGGCCCCGGCTGGACCTTCGCGCGGGTGGCCGCGGCGTGGGCGCGGCTGATGGCCCGGCTGGGCTACGACCGCTACCTGGTGCAGGGCGGCGACCTCGGCTCGTGGGTCGGGCAGATCCTGGCCGGGACGGACGCCGAGCACGTGGCCGGCCTGCACCTGAACTTCCTCGCCACACCGCCCGGGCCCGATCCGCGGGACCTGGCCGGTCTGGAACCGGCCGAACTCGCCCGGCTGGGACGGCTCCAGGAGTTCGGCGAACGGGGATCGGCGTACATGGTCGTCCAGTCGACCAGGCCGCAGACCCTCGGCTATGCGCTCAACGACTCACCGGTGGGCCAACTCGCCTGGATCATCGACAAGTTCCACGCGTGGGCGGACGTCCAGAAAGTCCCCGAGGACGCGGTGGACCGGGACCTGCTGCTCGCCAACGCCAGTCTGTACTGGTTCACCGGCAGCGGCGCGTCCTCCGCGCAGGCGTACTTCGACAACGCCGCGCTGCTGCCGACCGCGCCGACGCGGCCGCCCGCCCCGCCGGTGCTGGACACGCCGCTCGGCGTGGCGATCTTCCCGCACGATCCGGCGCAGCCGATCCGCCGGTTCGCCGAGCGCCACTTCAGCGACATCGCGCACTGGAGCGAGTTCGACCGCGGCGGCCACTTCCCCGCCGCGGAGGAGCCCGATCTGCTGGTCGCGGACCTGCGCGCGTTCGCCGCGACGCTGCGCGCCCGGGGCTGA
- a CDS encoding phosphocholine-specific phospholipase C encodes MTDVNRRRFLQIAAATAGASALPSAIARAASVPAAVDSGTLADVAHIVVLMQENRSFDHYFGTLGGVRGFGDPRPAALPSGKPVWYQADSAGAVTLPFRPKPPRGDDLGLTFIEDLNHDWNGTHNAWASGRWDSWVPAKSTTSMAYLTRQDIPFHYALADAFTVCDAYHCSLLSSTDPNRYYMYTGWVGNDGSGGGPVIGNEEAGYGWRTFPEILQAAGVSWKVYQDTGTGLDAAGSWGWTSDPYIGNYGDNSLLYFDQFRTAQPGSPLYDNARTGTRVSSGGGLFDRLRADVLGGRLPQVSWIAAPEAYCEHPSWPANYGAWYISGVLDALTADPDVWSRTVLLITYDENDGFFDHVVPPYPPVDASWGLSTVSTAGEIYTGGASSSYRTSVPYGLGPRVPMLVVSPWSTGGWVCSQTFDHTSIVQLVERRFGVHNPNVSAWRRAVCGDLTSAFDFTGANSTVPGLPSTVSWAPPADHSTPPVFHPAPPSSGALPKQEPGLRKARPLPYELAADAAVVNGRWQFTFINSGSAGAGFHVRSAVRSDSPWPYTVGAGTSVSDTWKLPTGAGDRYQFSVFGPGGWLREWAGTVGGLGPEVTARHDAANGQVTLTFTGGGSRTVTFTATDAYAPGDHYRYTVAPGQSRVVPHWGVPAGNRWYDVTVTCDADPSYVRRFAGHVENGTPSTSDPATLTA; translated from the coding sequence ATGACCGACGTCAATCGCCGGCGCTTCCTGCAGATCGCCGCGGCCACCGCCGGCGCCTCGGCGCTGCCCTCCGCCATCGCCCGCGCCGCCTCCGTGCCGGCCGCGGTGGACAGCGGCACCCTGGCCGACGTGGCGCACATCGTCGTGCTGATGCAGGAGAACCGGTCCTTCGACCACTACTTCGGCACCCTCGGCGGGGTGCGCGGCTTCGGCGACCCGCGGCCGGCGGCGCTGCCCAGCGGCAAGCCGGTGTGGTACCAGGCGGACTCCGCCGGCGCGGTCACGCTGCCGTTCCGCCCGAAGCCGCCCCGGGGCGACGATCTCGGCCTGACCTTCATCGAGGACCTCAACCACGACTGGAACGGCACGCACAACGCGTGGGCCTCGGGTCGCTGGGACAGCTGGGTGCCCGCCAAGTCGACCACCTCGATGGCGTATCTGACCCGCCAGGACATCCCGTTCCACTACGCACTGGCCGACGCGTTCACGGTGTGCGACGCCTACCACTGCTCGCTGCTGTCCTCGACCGACCCCAACAGGTACTACATGTACACCGGTTGGGTGGGCAACGACGGCTCGGGCGGCGGCCCGGTGATCGGCAACGAGGAGGCCGGTTACGGCTGGCGCACCTTCCCGGAGATCCTCCAGGCCGCCGGGGTGTCGTGGAAGGTCTACCAGGACACCGGAACGGGTCTGGACGCGGCGGGCAGTTGGGGCTGGACCTCCGACCCGTACATCGGCAACTACGGCGACAATTCGCTGCTGTACTTCGACCAGTTCCGCACCGCGCAGCCCGGCAGCCCGCTGTACGACAACGCGCGCACCGGCACCCGTGTCTCCTCCGGCGGCGGCCTGTTCGACCGGTTGCGGGCCGACGTCCTGGGCGGCCGGCTGCCGCAGGTCTCCTGGATCGCGGCGCCCGAGGCCTACTGCGAGCACCCGAGCTGGCCGGCCAACTACGGCGCCTGGTACATCTCCGGCGTGCTGGACGCGCTGACCGCCGACCCCGACGTGTGGAGCCGGACGGTGCTGCTGATCACCTACGACGAGAACGACGGTTTCTTCGACCACGTCGTCCCGCCGTACCCGCCGGTCGACGCGTCCTGGGGGCTGTCCACGGTGAGCACCGCCGGGGAGATCTACACCGGCGGCGCCTCCTCGTCGTACCGCACCTCGGTGCCGTACGGGCTCGGGCCGCGGGTGCCGATGCTGGTCGTCTCCCCCTGGAGCACCGGCGGTTGGGTGTGCTCGCAGACCTTCGACCACACCTCGATCGTGCAGTTGGTGGAGCGGCGGTTCGGCGTGCACAACCCGAACGTCTCGGCCTGGCGGCGCGCGGTGTGCGGCGACCTCACCTCGGCGTTCGACTTCACCGGCGCCAACTCCACGGTCCCGGGGCTGCCGTCGACCGTCAGCTGGGCGCCGCCGGCCGACCACAGCACGCCGCCGGTCTTCCACCCAGCGCCGCCGTCCTCCGGCGCGCTGCCCAAGCAGGAGCCGGGGCTGCGCAAGGCCCGCCCGCTGCCGTACGAACTGGCCGCGGACGCCGCGGTGGTGAACGGCCGGTGGCAGTTCACCTTCATCAACTCGGGCTCGGCGGGGGCGGGTTTCCACGTCAGGTCCGCGGTCCGCTCGGACAGCCCGTGGCCGTACACCGTCGGGGCCGGCACGTCGGTCAGCGACACCTGGAAGCTGCCGACGGGCGCGGGCGACCGCTACCAGTTCTCGGTGTTCGGGCCGGGCGGCTGGCTGCGCGAGTGGGCCGGCACGGTCGGCGGACTCGGCCCCGAGGTGACCGCCCGGCACGACGCGGCGAACGGGCAGGTCACCCTGACGTTCACCGGCGGCGGCAGCCGGACCGTCACCTTCACCGCGACCGACGCGTACGCGCCCGGCGACCACTACAGGTACACCGTGGCACCGGGCCAGTCGCGGGTGGTGCCGCACTGGGGCGTCCCGGCCGGCAACCGCTGGTACGACGTGACGGTCACCTGCGACGCCGACCCGTCCTACGTGCGGCGCTTCGCCGGCCACGTGGAGAACGGCACGCCGTCCACCAGCGACCCGGCGACGCTGACCGCGTAG
- a CDS encoding lectin — protein sequence MTSPFTGALRHRPQDRRPGARRLTALLGAGVGVALVGVFAMPAQAAPAGGHGAARAAALVTSPAALVNPFIGTSNQADDFPGADVPFGMVQWSPDTPSRPSGGGYEYNDSSITGFSLTHIAGPGCGAGGDIPVLPTVGAVDNSANDSFSHAYESASAGSYKVTTDNQVTTELTATARSGMARFTFPATTQANLIFKLTGSQNGAGNTQFTVVSSTEVSGQVTSGHFCGAGNTYTVYFDMVFDQPFTGQGTNATPAATSATPATGGKRASKNAAEKPNQPQLHGAMPKPAATAKTAAPEAAASAAHVTFNTTSNRVVQAKVGLSYVSIANATANRTSENSGWNFDTTRAAAQSAWNAALGTIQIGGGTADQQTEFYTGLYHSLLHPNIISDVGGQYFGFDGRTHTVDSGHKAAYANYSGWDIYRSQAQLEALVAPDVASDTAQSMIDDYAQTGIFPKWSEDNGESYVMVGDPADGILADYYAFGARNFDTATALADMVKQASTTNNDRPGLNYLSAPGYEPHDGSYGCCNFYGPVATTLEYDTADFAVSALAGALGDTANQQKFADRAQDWRNVLDPASGFVQPRNADGSWVNGFDPTSGDDMVEADSWIYTGMIPFDVAGLAQAKGGNAAMNDYLDTVLRSYTGDNGYAWVGNEPSIELPWEYDYTGQPYKTQGTVRSIQDSIWANKPSGLADGNDDLGAMSAWYVWSALGMFPMTPGTSDLALGSPVFTQAVITLPSGKTLTINGNGAADNAPYVQSAAWNGGTWNNAYAPTAALTSGGTLDFTLGTAANTLWATGASSAPPSYGGSVTAPPKPRIGAITSGAGADLCVDVAQSGTSDGTAVQIWGCDSTYAQDWTVAGDQTLRSLGKCLDVSNSGTSDGTVVQLWGCNGTGAQKWTAGANGSLVNPQSGKCLDDPSASTANGARLQIYTCNGSAAQNWTLPAVPAAARTGAVVSGVSATLCLDDNGGATADNTAIQLWICNGSDAQKVTVAADSTLQILGKCLDAAGSGTSNGTLIQLYTCNGTGAQQWRATTSGQLVNTHSGLCLDDPNASTTTGTRLQLYTCNGSAAQKWSLPA from the coding sequence ATGACTTCCCCGTTCACAGGCGCGCTGCGGCACCGGCCGCAGGACAGACGCCCCGGCGCCCGGCGGCTGACCGCGCTGCTCGGCGCCGGCGTCGGCGTCGCGCTGGTCGGAGTGTTCGCGATGCCCGCGCAGGCCGCCCCGGCCGGCGGCCACGGCGCCGCCAGGGCCGCCGCGCTGGTCACCTCGCCGGCCGCCCTGGTCAACCCGTTCATCGGGACGTCCAACCAGGCCGACGACTTCCCGGGCGCCGACGTGCCGTTCGGCATGGTGCAGTGGAGCCCGGACACCCCCTCGCGCCCGTCCGGCGGCGGCTACGAGTACAACGACTCCTCGATCACCGGCTTCAGCCTGACGCACATCGCCGGGCCCGGCTGCGGCGCCGGCGGCGACATCCCGGTGCTGCCCACCGTCGGCGCGGTCGACAACTCCGCCAACGACAGTTTCTCGCACGCCTACGAGTCCGCCTCGGCCGGCTCGTACAAGGTCACCACCGACAACCAGGTGACCACCGAGCTGACCGCGACCGCGCGCAGCGGCATGGCGCGCTTCACCTTCCCCGCCACCACCCAGGCCAACCTGATCTTCAAGCTGACGGGCAGCCAGAACGGCGCCGGCAACACGCAGTTCACCGTGGTCTCCAGCACCGAGGTGAGCGGCCAGGTCACCAGCGGCCACTTCTGCGGCGCGGGCAACACGTACACCGTGTACTTCGACATGGTCTTCGACCAGCCCTTCACCGGGCAGGGCACGAACGCCACGCCGGCCGCCACGTCCGCCACGCCGGCCACCGGCGGCAAGCGCGCCTCGAAGAACGCCGCCGAGAAGCCCAACCAGCCGCAGCTGCACGGCGCCATGCCGAAGCCGGCCGCCACCGCGAAGACCGCGGCGCCCGAGGCCGCCGCCTCCGCCGCGCACGTCACCTTCAACACCACGTCCAACCGCGTGGTGCAGGCCAAGGTCGGCCTCTCCTACGTGTCGATCGCCAACGCGACCGCCAACCGCACGTCGGAGAACTCCGGGTGGAACTTCGACACCACCCGCGCCGCCGCGCAGAGCGCCTGGAACGCCGCGCTCGGCACCATCCAGATCGGCGGCGGCACCGCCGACCAGCAGACCGAGTTCTACACCGGGCTGTACCACTCGCTGCTGCATCCGAACATCATCAGTGACGTGGGCGGCCAGTACTTCGGCTTCGACGGCAGGACCCACACCGTCGACTCCGGCCACAAGGCGGCCTACGCCAACTACTCCGGCTGGGACATCTACCGCTCCCAGGCCCAACTGGAGGCCCTGGTCGCGCCGGACGTCGCCTCCGACACCGCCCAGTCGATGATCGACGACTACGCCCAGACCGGCATCTTCCCCAAGTGGTCCGAGGACAACGGCGAGTCGTACGTGATGGTCGGCGACCCGGCGGACGGCATCCTCGCCGACTACTACGCCTTCGGCGCGCGGAACTTCGACACCGCCACCGCGCTGGCCGACATGGTCAAGCAGGCGAGCACCACCAACAACGACCGGCCGGGCCTGAACTACCTGAGCGCGCCCGGCTACGAGCCGCACGACGGCTCCTACGGCTGCTGCAACTTCTACGGCCCGGTGGCCACCACGCTGGAGTACGACACCGCCGACTTCGCGGTGTCCGCGCTGGCCGGCGCCCTCGGCGACACCGCGAACCAGCAGAAGTTCGCCGACCGCGCGCAGGACTGGCGCAACGTGCTCGACCCGGCCTCCGGCTTCGTCCAGCCGCGCAACGCCGACGGCAGCTGGGTCAACGGCTTCGACCCCACCAGCGGCGACGACATGGTCGAGGCCGACTCGTGGATCTACACCGGCATGATCCCGTTCGACGTCGCGGGGCTCGCCCAGGCCAAGGGCGGCAACGCCGCGATGAACGACTACCTCGACACCGTGCTGCGCAGCTACACCGGGGACAACGGCTACGCCTGGGTCGGCAACGAGCCCAGCATCGAACTGCCCTGGGAGTACGACTACACCGGGCAGCCGTACAAGACGCAAGGCACCGTCCGGTCGATCCAGGACAGCATCTGGGCGAACAAGCCCAGCGGCCTGGCCGACGGCAACGACGACCTCGGCGCGATGAGCGCCTGGTACGTCTGGTCGGCGCTCGGCATGTTCCCGATGACCCCGGGCACCTCCGATCTCGCCCTGGGCTCCCCGGTGTTCACCCAGGCCGTGATCACCCTGCCGTCCGGCAAGACGCTGACGATCAACGGCAACGGCGCGGCGGACAACGCCCCTTACGTGCAGTCCGCGGCGTGGAACGGCGGGACGTGGAACAACGCCTACGCGCCCACCGCGGCCCTCACCTCCGGCGGCACGCTGGACTTCACCCTGGGCACCGCCGCCAACACCTTGTGGGCGACCGGCGCCTCGTCGGCCCCGCCGTCCTACGGCGGCAGCGTCACCGCCCCGCCGAAGCCGCGGATCGGCGCGATCACCTCGGGCGCCGGCGCCGACCTGTGCGTGGACGTGGCGCAGTCGGGCACCTCCGACGGCACCGCCGTGCAGATCTGGGGCTGCGACAGCACGTACGCCCAGGACTGGACGGTCGCCGGCGACCAGACGCTGCGCTCGCTCGGCAAGTGCCTGGACGTCTCCAACAGCGGCACCTCCGACGGCACCGTGGTCCAACTCTGGGGCTGCAACGGCACCGGCGCCCAGAAGTGGACCGCGGGCGCGAACGGTTCGCTGGTGAACCCGCAGTCCGGCAAGTGCCTGGACGACCCGAGCGCCTCGACGGCCAACGGCGCCCGGCTGCAGATCTACACCTGCAACGGCAGCGCCGCGCAGAACTGGACGCTGCCCGCCGTGCCCGCCGCCGCCCGCACCGGCGCGGTCGTCTCCGGCGTGTCCGCCACCCTCTGCCTGGACGACAACGGCGGCGCCACCGCCGACAACACCGCCATCCAGCTGTGGATTTGCAACGGCTCCGACGCGCAGAAGGTCACCGTCGCCGCCGACAGCACCCTGCAGATCCTCGGCAAGTGCCTGGACGCCGCGGGCAGCGGCACCTCCAACGGCACGCTGATCCAGCTCTACACCTGCAACGGCACCGGGGCGCAGCAGTGGCGCGCCACCACCTCGGGCCAACTGGTCAACACCCACTCCGGCCTGTGCCTGGACGACCCCAACGCGTCCACCACCACCGGCACCCGGCTGCAGCTGTACACGTGCAACGGCAGCGCCGCACAGAAGTGGAGCCTGCCGGCCTGA
- a CDS encoding CbiQ family ECF transporter T component, giving the protein MTGGHAGRRLPRTLHPVAWWIWGIAMATAVSRTTNPLLLGLVLAVLGLVVTERRTDAPWARGFRYYLWLALSVVVIRVVFRCVFASATTPTDHILFSLPHIPTPHWYAGIRLGGPVSLEATLSAAIDGLRLACLLCCIGAANTLANPKRALRVLPGALYELGVAVTVSMSVAPQLVESVQRVARARRLRAGRAKGVRALRGILVPVLEDALERSLLLAAAMDSRGYGRKGSASRASRRTTAALMLLGMLGLCAGVYGLLDATTPRALGLPALLAGTLLCCSGLALGGRRVRRTSYRPDPWRGPEWTVALCGCLCAGVLFATAGYHPADLNPSLYPLRWPSLPWPPALAILLAGAAAFAAPPPVRTPPVRTPPVRTPPVGAPPADASPVRTPHARTPRTSAPEPDAGRAPASGATDPTHGEALL; this is encoded by the coding sequence ATGACCGGCGGTCACGCCGGTCGGCGGCTGCCGCGCACCCTGCACCCGGTGGCGTGGTGGATCTGGGGCATCGCCATGGCCACCGCGGTCAGCCGCACCACCAACCCGCTGCTGCTGGGCCTGGTGCTCGCCGTCCTCGGCCTCGTCGTCACCGAGCGCCGCACCGACGCGCCGTGGGCCCGTGGATTCCGCTACTACCTGTGGCTGGCGCTGAGCGTCGTCGTCATCCGCGTGGTGTTCCGCTGCGTCTTCGCCTCCGCGACCACACCGACCGACCACATCCTCTTCTCGCTGCCGCACATCCCCACCCCGCACTGGTACGCCGGCATCCGACTGGGCGGCCCCGTCTCGCTGGAGGCCACGCTCTCCGCGGCGATCGACGGGCTGCGGCTGGCCTGTCTGCTGTGCTGCATCGGCGCCGCCAACACGCTGGCCAACCCCAAGCGCGCGCTGCGGGTGCTGCCCGGCGCGCTCTACGAACTCGGCGTCGCCGTCACGGTGTCGATGAGCGTCGCGCCCCAACTCGTCGAGAGCGTCCAGCGCGTGGCGCGCGCCCGCCGGCTGCGGGCCGGACGCGCCAAGGGAGTGCGGGCGCTGCGCGGCATCCTCGTCCCGGTCCTCGAAGACGCGCTCGAACGCTCGCTGCTCCTGGCGGCGGCCATGGACTCGCGCGGCTACGGACGCAAGGGCTCGGCCAGCCGCGCCTCGCGCCGGACCACCGCCGCGCTCATGCTGCTCGGCATGCTCGGCCTGTGCGCCGGCGTCTACGGCCTGCTCGACGCCACCACGCCGCGGGCCCTCGGGCTGCCCGCGCTGCTCGCCGGCACGCTGCTGTGCTGTTCCGGACTGGCGCTCGGCGGTCGCCGGGTGCGCCGCACCAGCTACCGCCCCGACCCCTGGCGCGGCCCGGAGTGGACGGTCGCGCTGTGCGGCTGTCTGTGCGCGGGGGTGCTCTTCGCGACCGCCGGGTACCACCCGGCCGACCTCAACCCGAGCCTGTATCCGCTGCGGTGGCCGTCACTGCCGTGGCCGCCCGCGCTGGCGATCCTGCTGGCCGGGGCCGCGGCCTTCGCGGCGCCCCCGCCGGTCCGTACGCCGCCGGTCCGTACGCCTCCGGTCCGTACGCCTCCTGTCGGCGCGCCTCCTGCCGACGCGTCCCCGGTCCGTACGCCCCATGCCCGTACGCCGCGGACGTCCGCCCCCGAGCCCGACGCCGGCCGCGCGCCCGCGTCCGGCGCCACCGATCCCACCCATGGCGAGGCCCTCCTGTGA
- a CDS encoding ABC transporter ATP-binding protein — MIRFDHVSVRYHGARTPVLRDVDLLVEEGELCLVVGRTGAGKSTLLGAVNGLVPHFTGGTLAGRVTVDGRDTAHHPPRELADVVGVVGQDPVAGFVTDTVEEELAYAMEQLAIPAEVMRKRVEETLDLLGLADLRHRALGELSGGQQQRVAIGSVLTAHPRVLVLDEPTSALDPTAAEEVLAAVTRLVHDLGVTVLLAEHRLERVVQYADRILHLAGDGTAVCGPPAEVFRTATVAPPVVDLGRLASWDPLPLSVRDARRAARTLRDRLTGRPVPPARPAAPAPARPPLLSARGVVVRYGDVVAVREAALDLHAGQVTALMGRNGSGKSSLLWALHGAGPRHAGTVEVGAPGGPDGERAPDGERAKNADAAPNSGESGGPPGSGEPPRRRRLFGGRQPRTSTARRGVALVPQTPTDLLYLDTVAAELAQADRESAAVPGAARGILDRLAPAIGDDTHPRDLSEGQKLALVLAVQLAAAPSVVLLDEPTRGLDYPAKRALVRIVDDLAAEGRAVVISTHDVEFVAAAADRVAVMAEGEIVADGPTADVIVASPAFAPQPAKILAPLPYLTVGQVAHAIDALDALDTSDALDTSDAAEAGR; from the coding sequence GTGATCCGCTTCGACCACGTCAGCGTCCGCTACCACGGCGCGCGGACGCCGGTGCTCCGCGACGTCGACCTGCTCGTGGAGGAGGGCGAGCTGTGCCTGGTCGTCGGCCGCACCGGCGCGGGCAAGTCCACGCTGTTGGGCGCGGTCAACGGCCTCGTGCCGCACTTCACCGGCGGCACCCTGGCGGGCCGGGTCACCGTCGACGGACGCGACACCGCGCACCACCCGCCGCGCGAACTCGCCGACGTGGTCGGCGTGGTGGGCCAGGACCCGGTGGCCGGCTTCGTCACCGACACGGTCGAGGAAGAACTCGCCTACGCGATGGAGCAGTTGGCGATCCCCGCCGAGGTGATGCGCAAGCGCGTCGAGGAGACCTTGGACCTGCTGGGCCTGGCCGACCTGCGGCACCGCGCGCTCGGCGAGCTGTCCGGCGGCCAGCAGCAGCGCGTCGCCATCGGCTCGGTGCTCACCGCGCACCCCAGGGTGCTGGTGCTGGACGAGCCGACCTCGGCGCTGGACCCGACCGCCGCCGAGGAGGTGCTCGCCGCCGTCACCCGACTGGTGCACGACCTCGGCGTCACCGTGCTGCTGGCCGAACACCGCCTGGAGCGCGTCGTGCAGTACGCCGACCGCATCCTCCACCTGGCCGGTGACGGCACGGCGGTGTGCGGGCCGCCCGCCGAGGTCTTCCGCACCGCGACGGTCGCGCCCCCGGTGGTCGACCTCGGGCGGCTGGCCAGCTGGGACCCGCTCCCGCTGTCGGTGCGCGACGCCCGCCGCGCGGCCAGGACGCTCAGGGACCGGCTCACCGGCCGCCCGGTGCCGCCGGCCCGCCCGGCCGCGCCCGCCCCGGCCAGGCCACCGCTGCTGTCCGCGCGCGGCGTCGTCGTCCGCTACGGCGACGTGGTCGCGGTCCGCGAGGCCGCGCTGGACCTGCACGCGGGACAGGTGACCGCGCTCATGGGCCGCAACGGCTCGGGCAAGTCCTCGCTGCTGTGGGCGCTGCACGGCGCGGGACCCCGGCACGCGGGCACGGTCGAGGTGGGCGCGCCCGGCGGGCCCGACGGGGAGCGCGCGCCGGATGGGGAGCGTGCCAAGAACGCGGACGCTGCCCCGAACAGCGGCGAGAGCGGCGGCCCGCCCGGAAGCGGCGAACCGCCGCGCCGCAGGCGGCTGTTCGGCGGTCGGCAGCCGCGCACGAGCACCGCGCGCCGCGGCGTCGCGCTGGTCCCGCAGACCCCCACCGACCTGCTCTACCTGGACACCGTGGCCGCCGAACTCGCCCAGGCCGACCGGGAGTCGGCCGCGGTCCCCGGCGCGGCGCGCGGCATCCTGGACCGACTGGCGCCCGCCATCGGGGACGACACGCACCCCCGCGACCTGTCCGAGGGGCAGAAGCTCGCCCTCGTGCTCGCCGTCCAACTCGCCGCGGCGCCCTCGGTGGTGCTGCTGGACGAGCCGACCCGCGGCCTGGACTACCCGGCCAAGCGCGCGCTGGTCCGCATCGTCGACGACCTGGCCGCCGAGGGCCGGGCCGTGGTGATCTCCACGCACGACGTGGAGTTCGTGGCCGCGGCGGCGGACCGGGTCGCGGTGATGGCCGAGGGCGAGATCGTCGCCGACGGTCCCACGGCCGACGTGATCGTGGCGTCGCCCGCGTTCGCGCCGCAACCGGCGAAGATCCTCGCGCCCCTGCCTTATCTGACGGTGGGTCAGGTAGCCCACGCGATCGACGCCTTGGACGCGCTGGACACCTCGGACGCGCTCGACACCTCGGACGCGGCGGAGGCGGGACGATGA